Proteins from a single region of Chryseobacterium sp. T16E-39:
- a CDS encoding SAVED domain-containing protein, translating to MSVSYIPEKTKILLWGKSAGRCQYRGCNTSLYRDDLTQAEFNQCYIAHIVADSPNGPRGHVTRSKELKQSLSNLMLLCDTHHRLIDKVEVENHPEDVLLLMKKEHEDRIDLITGINPNMKSEIIIYKASIGNNPVMMTYDSLKEFLIPEKYPARNGATDLSISNSTSVDSRKTFWELQLENLDDQFKEQVLPKLRKSELSHISLFAMAPIPLLIKLGTYLNDIQQLDVRQKRRNPDTWKFNDDIDTVYNFTTAQDIKAQVALKIELSDNVADERIIRVLGDNISIYSISINHPSNDFVKSRKQIIDFGEKIKEAFREIKKIHGQDVLLNIFPAMPISLAIQLGRVWMPKADVSMKIFDQNYILGGFVEAFEIRNF from the coding sequence ATGAGTGTAAGTTACATACCAGAAAAAACAAAAATCCTTCTATGGGGTAAATCGGCAGGTCGTTGTCAATACAGGGGATGCAACACTTCGTTATATAGAGATGATTTGACTCAAGCGGAATTTAATCAGTGTTATATAGCGCATATTGTTGCAGATAGTCCAAATGGCCCTCGTGGACACGTAACTAGATCGAAAGAATTAAAACAAAGTTTAAGTAATTTAATGCTTCTATGTGATACCCACCATAGATTGATAGATAAGGTTGAAGTAGAAAATCATCCAGAAGATGTTCTATTACTAATGAAAAAAGAGCATGAGGACCGAATTGATCTGATAACAGGAATAAATCCTAATATGAAGAGTGAAATTATCATTTACAAAGCAAGTATTGGTAATAATCCTGTAATGATGACCTACGATTCTTTAAAAGAATTTTTAATCCCCGAAAAATATCCTGCACGAAACGGAGCAACTGATCTTAGTATTTCGAACTCCACTTCAGTGGATTCCAGAAAAACATTTTGGGAGCTTCAATTAGAAAATCTAGATGATCAATTTAAAGAACAGGTATTGCCTAAATTAAGAAAGTCAGAACTGTCACACATATCTTTATTTGCGATGGCTCCAATCCCATTATTAATAAAACTGGGTACATATCTAAATGATATTCAGCAATTAGATGTTCGTCAAAAAAGAAGAAATCCAGACACGTGGAAATTTAATGATGATATAGATACAGTTTACAACTTTACAACTGCGCAAGATATAAAAGCGCAAGTAGCTTTAAAGATAGAATTAAGTGATAATGTTGCGGATGAGAGAATAATAAGGGTATTAGGTGATAATATTTCAATATACAGTATAAGCATAAACCATCCAAGCAATGATTTTGTAAAATCAAGGAAACAAATTATTGATTTTGGAGAAAAAATTAAAGAAGCTTTTCGAGAAATTAAAAAGATACACGGACAAGATGTTTTATTAAATATATTTCCAGCAATGCCTATTTCATTAGCCATACAATTAGGAAGAGTTTGGATGCCTAAAGCGGATGTGTCCATGAAAATATTTGATCAGAATTATATTTTAGGAGGTTTTGTTGAGGCCTTTGAAATTAGAAACTTTTAA
- a CDS encoding TlpA family protein disulfide reductase, with translation MKNIFCRGSMSLAFTIVAATTSFAQNKSLKIGDSLPESFWTTPLQVVNHPQKTIHLSEDKNKLILIDFWSTWCSACLMSLPKIETLQQKFGNKVKILPVSSQDKSALDKFFASSNGKKYKSMMSTYEDKALHSLFPHAGVPFIIWIKDGKLFNSTDAGQLTEQTIKEVLNGDKSSLQTIIQMDRARPLMLSEDYGRQRNVQLLNYSFFAKGQIPDIGAGGTYRKTASGKIHGRQFTNQPLWDIYYPIGYELIKQQDKISFTEKRIIIDVKEPKQLMLIEKADGSNDGTNLYNYEFIIPEQKSDSLYTYMLEDLNRYSGYSVTFEKRPVQCLVLVRTSTKDKLATKGGEKRSTFPQTPSILKNVPLKNMVNMLNGEIPITELFIDETGYTGNVDLEVSGVKDIVSLKKELQKYDLDLIPQERQVLMMVIRDQRN, from the coding sequence ATGAAAAATATTTTTTGCAGGGGATCTATGTCCCTTGCTTTTACCATTGTGGCAGCGACCACATCCTTTGCCCAGAACAAATCTCTTAAAATCGGAGATTCGCTTCCTGAAAGTTTTTGGACAACACCTTTACAGGTTGTCAACCATCCTCAGAAAACCATTCATCTTTCAGAGGATAAAAACAAATTAATACTGATAGATTTTTGGAGTACCTGGTGCAGTGCCTGCCTGATGAGCCTCCCTAAAATTGAAACCTTACAGCAAAAATTTGGAAACAAGGTGAAAATACTTCCTGTAAGCAGTCAGGATAAATCCGCTTTGGACAAATTCTTCGCTTCTTCAAACGGAAAGAAGTATAAAAGTATGATGTCCACTTATGAGGATAAAGCACTTCACAGTCTTTTCCCTCACGCAGGTGTTCCATTCATCATATGGATCAAGGACGGAAAACTATTCAACTCCACAGACGCAGGACAGCTCACTGAACAGACCATCAAGGAGGTACTGAATGGAGATAAATCATCTTTGCAGACCATTATCCAAATGGACAGAGCAAGACCATTGATGCTATCTGAAGATTATGGCCGTCAAAGAAATGTCCAACTCCTCAATTATTCATTCTTTGCCAAAGGACAAATCCCTGACATTGGTGCAGGAGGAACTTATCGTAAAACAGCATCAGGAAAAATTCACGGCAGACAGTTCACCAACCAGCCATTATGGGATATATATTATCCTATAGGATACGAGCTTATCAAACAACAGGATAAAATATCTTTCACGGAAAAAAGGATAATTATCGATGTCAAGGAACCAAAACAATTAATGCTGATAGAAAAAGCAGACGGTTCAAATGATGGAACAAACCTTTATAACTATGAGTTCATTATTCCCGAACAGAAATCTGACTCTCTCTACACTTATATGCTGGAAGACCTCAATCGTTATTCAGGTTATAGCGTAACCTTTGAGAAAAGACCTGTACAATGTCTCGTTCTTGTAAGAACAAGTACCAAAGATAAACTGGCAACCAAAGGAGGTGAAAAGCGTTCCACCTTTCCACAAACCCCATCCATCCTTAAAAATGTACCGCTTAAAAATATGGTCAATATGCTGAATGGTGAGATTCCCATCACGGAATTATTTATCGATGAGACAGGATACACGGGCAATGTTGATCTGGAGGTTTCGGGAGTCAAGGATATTGTCAGCTTAAAAAAAGAGCTTCAGAAATACGACCTTGACCTCATCCCTCAGGAACGTCAGGTTTTGATGATGGTCATTAGAGACCAACGGAATTAA
- a CDS encoding helix-turn-helix domain-containing protein yields the protein MYKWDSEEIKSQIGIIFKLYRLRKGLSQFQLATEVDLSKDYIGRIERGKTNPTIEIITNICNFLEIDIILVVSKLNQSQLDAIITETILLEEKFKNQNKRKS from the coding sequence ATGTATAAATGGGACTCTGAAGAAATAAAAAGTCAAATCGGAATTATTTTTAAATTATACCGATTAAGAAAAGGATTATCACAATTTCAACTAGCAACTGAAGTAGACCTTTCTAAAGATTACATTGGCAGAATAGAAAGAGGAAAAACCAATCCAACTATTGAAATTATTACCAATATTTGTAATTTTTTAGAAATTGATATAATTCTTGTTGTTTCTAAATTAAATCAGAGCCAACTTGATGCAATCATAACCGAAACAATACTTTTGGAAGAAAAATTCAAAAATCAAAATAAGAGAAAATCCTAA
- a CDS encoding nucleotidyltransferase: protein MLIDSKKNQFEDLLKKLSTNLSITRSQHEAAVQSYKAVGKYLSSESSPLSEYEPYIKPQGSFIIGTTIQSIEEDGDIDLDVVCEFKRKKITWTQYHLKNAVGDHLKAHGTYERLLDEEGRRCWTLSYREEGVTNQRYHMDILPAIVANGYSLLLESSFKNLMDEDYEKLQLSITDKEKSNYYMSTFPEEWLQSNPYGYAKWFMKRAFLVGNQFNNLYSLNESVKPTPDYQEERLPLQRVVQLLKRHRDVYFSKEQNDEIRKQKPISCIITTLAARAYRGESNLIDAMWGVINRMRDEIEFRYIPEYGMEIEWISNPVNVLENFADRWNDQNSYRRDNFYRWLDQLSIDLNDAENKTGLQNISESLSASFGRKPVQAAFGQIADHMRDLTNSGNNNIDRNNGLVGLATAGLTSINPIKKHDFYGTNEEE, encoded by the coding sequence ATGTTAATTGATAGCAAGAAAAACCAATTTGAAGATTTGTTGAAGAAATTATCAACGAATTTAAGTATCACAAGATCACAACATGAAGCGGCAGTGCAGAGTTACAAAGCTGTAGGTAAGTATTTATCATCCGAATCCTCTCCCCTTTCAGAATATGAACCATATATCAAACCACAAGGTTCTTTTATTATTGGAACAACAATTCAATCAATTGAAGAGGATGGAGATATTGACCTAGATGTTGTATGTGAATTTAAAAGAAAAAAAATTACTTGGACACAATATCACTTAAAAAATGCAGTTGGAGACCATTTGAAAGCACATGGAACATACGAAAGGCTGCTGGACGAAGAAGGTAGAAGATGTTGGACTCTTAGTTATCGTGAAGAGGGGGTGACAAATCAAAGATATCATATGGATATTCTGCCAGCAATAGTTGCTAATGGATATTCACTTCTTTTGGAAAGCTCCTTCAAAAATCTGATGGATGAGGATTATGAAAAACTTCAGCTTAGTATTACTGATAAAGAAAAGAGTAACTATTATATGTCAACATTTCCTGAAGAATGGTTGCAAAGTAACCCATATGGTTACGCAAAATGGTTTATGAAAAGAGCTTTCCTAGTTGGTAATCAATTCAATAATTTATACTCCTTAAATGAATCGGTAAAACCGACTCCAGATTATCAAGAAGAAAGACTACCATTACAAAGGGTTGTACAGCTTCTCAAAAGACATAGGGATGTTTATTTTTCTAAAGAACAAAATGATGAAATTAGAAAACAAAAACCAATCTCTTGCATAATAACGACTTTAGCGGCAAGAGCTTACAGAGGTGAATCTAATTTGATTGATGCAATGTGGGGAGTTATTAATCGTATGAGAGACGAGATAGAATTTAGATATATACCTGAGTATGGAATGGAAATCGAGTGGATATCAAATCCTGTAAATGTTTTGGAAAATTTTGCAGATAGATGGAATGATCAAAACTCATATCGCAGAGATAATTTCTACCGTTGGTTAGATCAGTTGAGTATTGATCTTAATGACGCTGAAAATAAAACTGGCCTGCAAAATATTTCTGAATCATTATCTGCATCATTTGGTAGGAAACCAGTACAAGCTGCGTTTGGTCAAATAGCTGATCATATGAGAGATTTAACAAATTCTGGCAATAATAACATTGACCGTAACAACGGTCTTGTTGGACTAGCAACTGCCGGATTAACTTCTATTAACCCAATAAAAAAACATGACTTTTATGGCACAAATGAAGAAGAGTAA
- a CDS encoding DUF262 domain-containing protein codes for MKDRFTLKEIANWQLYPADSFVELPSIQRGFVWKPKQVEDLWDSILRGFPIGSLLFSKTGDKLHLMDGQQRATSIFLGHFNPYKLESPVKAWTINGALPVVWIDIHPENWPDRSKYLVRLTTRSHPWGYQARENNKTLRVSEKKKARDLFEIHPDNKNIGYTSFKNTTTFPYDAWFPLPLCFFIESNTPKEIIEKARRFLPEYFCTSKGGFSNKEEFINKLENELNSALVELWQTVMSAKDLCVLYNIIEDRVLNEENEGENPTLFVRINSSGTTLTGDDLNYSIYKSLFPEGKQLIESAGLDFVEPTQVLSLATRIVASDLENHSYIRKLTVRDFQRRIKNEDFKNGLANLIESKELKERFAQAIEILSCKNNSLFEGEVPPVIIKQLIRKNQDVFLFLVYWLHCFQYPISDEIQLKIVAKTYTFAWFNFGNFPDFWNEKISNPNFWSEPLNELLWWNNQDGVDFLTEPKLLRKYYAQSKVFEMFRDESPQRWKLLLNGIGEEVVKFYENVKKESYTVDKIDDFFSEFVGKIRHNKSLILLAQRNYINSKFGDYNQMEDIEDTNVPWDWDHIYPSEWVYRKQYCNQGIKDWNNTNGNFRALALEQNRSERNIESPKSRLDTEEKRELSFVKDEWSYWQNIEDRLWDDNIENHFQGITSRMINIYEKFWNDFKIDELIILRNVEKND; via the coding sequence ATGAAAGACCGATTTACATTAAAAGAGATAGCCAATTGGCAATTGTATCCAGCTGATTCATTTGTTGAATTACCTTCCATTCAGCGAGGTTTTGTTTGGAAGCCCAAACAAGTAGAAGATCTTTGGGATTCTATTCTAAGGGGCTTTCCGATAGGATCTCTTTTATTTTCCAAAACGGGAGATAAACTACATCTTATGGATGGTCAGCAAAGAGCAACCTCTATTTTTTTAGGACATTTCAATCCATATAAGTTAGAAAGTCCTGTAAAAGCATGGACTATCAACGGAGCATTACCTGTAGTTTGGATTGATATACATCCAGAAAACTGGCCAGATAGAAGTAAATATTTAGTACGCCTTACAACAAGATCACATCCTTGGGGATATCAAGCTCGGGAAAATAATAAGACATTAAGAGTTTCAGAGAAGAAAAAAGCAAGAGATCTATTTGAAATACATCCTGATAACAAAAATATTGGCTATACTTCTTTCAAGAATACCACTACATTTCCTTACGATGCCTGGTTTCCATTGCCTTTGTGCTTTTTCATAGAATCAAATACTCCAAAAGAAATTATAGAAAAAGCAAGACGATTTTTACCCGAATACTTTTGCACTTCCAAAGGAGGCTTTAGTAATAAAGAGGAATTTATTAATAAGTTGGAGAATGAACTTAATAGTGCTTTAGTAGAATTATGGCAAACTGTAATGAGTGCAAAAGATCTATGCGTACTATACAACATTATTGAAGACAGGGTACTAAATGAAGAGAATGAAGGCGAGAATCCAACACTTTTTGTAAGGATTAATTCTTCTGGTACTACTTTAACAGGAGATGATCTTAATTATTCCATATATAAATCATTATTTCCGGAAGGAAAACAGTTAATCGAAAGTGCCGGATTGGATTTTGTAGAACCAACTCAGGTATTATCATTAGCTACCAGAATTGTTGCTTCGGATTTGGAGAATCATTCATACATCAGAAAATTGACAGTAAGAGATTTTCAAAGACGTATAAAAAATGAAGATTTCAAGAACGGATTAGCAAATCTTATTGAAAGTAAGGAATTAAAAGAACGTTTTGCGCAGGCTATAGAGATTTTGTCTTGCAAGAATAATTCTTTATTTGAGGGTGAAGTACCACCAGTGATCATTAAGCAACTGATAAGAAAAAATCAAGATGTTTTTTTATTCCTAGTGTATTGGCTACATTGTTTTCAATATCCAATTTCTGACGAAATCCAATTAAAAATAGTAGCAAAAACTTACACTTTTGCATGGTTTAATTTTGGCAATTTCCCAGATTTTTGGAATGAAAAAATAAGCAATCCAAATTTTTGGTCAGAACCATTAAATGAACTTTTGTGGTGGAACAATCAGGATGGTGTAGATTTTTTAACAGAACCTAAATTACTTCGCAAATATTATGCACAATCGAAGGTATTTGAAATGTTTAGAGATGAAAGTCCACAGAGATGGAAACTACTACTCAATGGAATAGGCGAAGAAGTTGTAAAGTTTTATGAAAATGTAAAAAAGGAAAGTTATACTGTCGATAAGATAGATGATTTTTTTTCAGAATTTGTCGGGAAAATACGCCACAACAAATCTTTGATTTTGCTAGCACAAAGAAATTATATTAATTCAAAATTTGGAGATTACAATCAAATGGAAGATATTGAAGATACCAATGTACCATGGGACTGGGATCACATCTATCCAAGCGAGTGGGTTTACCGCAAGCAATATTGTAATCAAGGAATTAAGGATTGGAATAATACCAATGGTAATTTTCGTGCTTTAGCACTTGAGCAAAACAGAAGCGAAAGAAATATTGAATCGCCAAAAAGCAGATTAGACACAGAAGAAAAAAGAGAATTATCTTTTGTAAAAGACGAATGGAGCTATTGGCAAAATATTGAAGATCGACTTTGGGATGATAATATAGAAAATCACTTTCAAGGTATTACGAGTCGTATGATAAATATTTACGAGAAATTTTGGAATGATTTTAAAATTGATGAATTAATAATTTTACGGAATGTTGAAAAAAATGATTGA
- a CDS encoding MBL fold metallo-hydrolase, giving the protein MIDINLKFRAVGQGAFYTGIFRHQNGNQFSFVYDCGSYSSRRYIDHEISNFVSESDGKKIDVLFISHFHADHVNKIGELLRSAGGAEFAILPYLTPEELLLAYIDVRKSGSDPDTLSFIQNPTGFLLERNVNEIIYIHPSDENGSNENNNPNINDPDPERLLSENFNFKISNKLQPNTKMDEGNPKVSHYYDLGIFSIVDFWEFKFFNKRRDVATLNNFISDTRSHLGIHDFNFNEIADFITTNPATFDSNFNTIYSKNFGYGQLINDTSLVVYHGSLVNFDHYVSWIHEWWPYRIIGENGTLLTGDIKFDQDCLDQITNKWINVKYFENISIFQVPHHGANHYIESPIVNHYKNVDFWVINYGLGNTHKHPRQEIVDIIELHKVKGEILGNTQVNAFSYGYFYTGKL; this is encoded by the coding sequence ATGATTGATATTAATTTGAAATTCAGAGCTGTAGGTCAGGGAGCCTTTTATACTGGAATTTTTAGACATCAAAATGGAAATCAATTTTCATTCGTTTATGACTGTGGTTCTTATTCATCTCGAAGATATATAGATCATGAGATTTCAAATTTTGTTAGCGAAAGCGATGGAAAAAAAATTGATGTTCTTTTCATTTCTCATTTTCACGCTGATCACGTCAATAAGATTGGCGAATTATTAAGAAGTGCAGGCGGGGCTGAATTTGCTATCTTACCATATCTAACTCCTGAAGAATTATTACTAGCTTACATTGATGTTCGTAAATCTGGTAGTGATCCTGATACATTATCGTTTATCCAAAATCCTACAGGTTTTTTATTGGAAAGAAACGTTAATGAAATCATTTACATCCATCCAAGCGATGAAAATGGGTCAAATGAGAATAACAACCCAAATATAAATGATCCTGATCCAGAAAGGCTCTTGTCTGAGAATTTTAACTTTAAAATTTCCAATAAATTACAGCCAAATACAAAAATGGATGAAGGAAACCCAAAGGTATCTCATTACTATGACCTGGGGATATTTTCAATTGTAGATTTTTGGGAATTTAAATTTTTCAATAAACGTAGGGATGTTGCAACTTTAAATAATTTTATTTCTGATACAAGGTCACATTTAGGAATTCATGATTTTAATTTTAATGAAATTGCAGATTTCATTACTACAAATCCAGCAACTTTTGATTCTAATTTCAATACAATTTATTCTAAAAATTTTGGTTATGGACAATTAATAAACGATACAAGCTTAGTTGTTTATCACGGTTCGTTGGTTAACTTTGATCATTATGTTTCTTGGATACATGAATGGTGGCCTTATAGGATTATTGGTGAAAATGGAACTTTATTAACAGGAGACATAAAATTTGATCAAGATTGTTTAGATCAAATTACCAATAAGTGGATAAATGTAAAATACTTCGAAAATATTTCTATATTCCAAGTTCCCCATCATGGTGCAAATCATTACATTGAATCTCCTATTGTAAATCATTATAAAAATGTAGATTTTTGGGTAATTAATTACGGATTAGGTAATACACACAAACATCCTAGACAAGAAATAGTAGATATAATTGAACTTCATAAAGTCAAAGGGGAAATACTGGGGAATACTCAAGTAAATGCTTTTAGTTATGGCTATTTTTATACAGGTAAATTATGA
- a CDS encoding DEAD/DEAH box helicase family protein, with the protein MNTNFHFLSTEWPEFFDLCIKAEKFTITDPRTSLTIARSALELAVNWMFSNDEELDLPFDTSLNSLIKQKSFQDQFQNKFYTEIDLIRKVGNLAIHNKKVSDYDSRSVIVHLFYFSKWFAKSYSKQDLGDLGFFDWDFVPAEGAEALSKKELENLQKKFEGDLDKFKNKLEEVSDKNAELAQKNEFFKRQIQELQTQIEANKQLANHSDEIVHPRNEYETRKYFIDVSLREAGWDLEGSKDKEFKVQYMPSSTNISETGFIDYVLWDDDGLPLAVVEAKKTMENASKGENQAQLYAESLEKMFGRRPVMYYTNGFETYLWDDQFYKKSRLVHGYYTKKELQTIMFRRANRHDIRTTTIDTTITDRAYQLRAIRSVAEHFAGNEKSSGKLIGTHRAALLVLATGTGKTRISIALSKLLLEANWAKRILFLADRRSLVRQAKNNFVKLMPEHTCVNLLEEKDNPDARIAFSTYPTMMGLIDGSKDNEKRFYGVGHFDLVIIDEAHRSIYKKYAAIFDYFDALFLGLTATPIENIDKSTYSMFGLADKSPTDAYTFEEAVSNKHLVPYHSIEVPTKFLRGGIHYDELSEEEKEEFEEEILEGEKASGQETIDANELNEWLFNKDTALKTLKYLVDKGIKKRDGSELGKTIIFARNKKHASFLRDMFLQLDPELYGNEYVKVITHGEPKAEEFIDRFCDEEKERLPQIVISVDMMDTGIDAPSCVNLMFYKPVKSYAKFWQMIGRGSRLRKNLFGDGLDKEYFLIFDLYENFDFFKENPKGIESGTQKSLNEIVFALKLQVALYLKEKIFKNDIELQSYSDKLLSELHQSVAELNRDRFDVKMKLETVMNYNSREIWNNLDKGDVKKIQDILAPLIRPAQFDTDLARFYDKMIYALMLKRVETPDTEEFISRLRIPITKVATISKKLLKKTSIPEIKNNEDIIKITLQEDFWKNEGLKHLEKIRQNIRELVKFIDPVDQKYVTTNFEDAILEHEIVETSFSDARAHYETTFTNNLHRLEELVRENKNNVTIKRIQNGDVITEDELKSLEKILFSDKVKKEQVENELGRQLNLVNFIVNLIGLSEKKVNNAFSEFMNQYQLSAVQIQFLDTLKLFLTKNGKIDPEKLYESPFKNYHNQGIDGIFNNEQADNIFSIIEHFNHSQAN; encoded by the coding sequence ATGAACACCAATTTCCACTTTCTCTCCACAGAATGGCCAGAATTTTTTGATCTTTGTATAAAGGCCGAAAAATTTACAATTACAGATCCGCGTACATCTTTGACGATTGCAAGATCGGCGCTGGAATTGGCAGTGAACTGGATGTTCAGCAATGATGAAGAATTAGATTTACCTTTCGATACTTCGCTCAACTCTTTGATAAAACAAAAAAGTTTTCAGGATCAGTTTCAGAATAAATTTTATACCGAAATCGATCTGATTCGCAAAGTAGGAAATCTAGCAATTCACAACAAAAAAGTTTCTGATTATGACTCTAGATCAGTCATTGTTCATCTTTTTTATTTTTCCAAATGGTTTGCTAAATCTTATTCAAAACAGGATTTGGGAGATTTGGGATTTTTCGATTGGGATTTTGTGCCAGCAGAAGGAGCTGAAGCTTTATCTAAAAAAGAACTGGAAAACCTCCAGAAAAAGTTTGAAGGCGATCTTGATAAGTTTAAAAATAAACTCGAAGAAGTCTCTGATAAAAATGCCGAATTAGCGCAGAAAAACGAATTTTTTAAAAGACAGATTCAGGAACTTCAAACGCAGATTGAAGCCAATAAACAATTGGCTAATCACTCTGATGAAATTGTCCATCCTAGAAATGAGTATGAAACCCGAAAATATTTTATTGATGTTTCGCTTCGTGAAGCTGGCTGGGATTTAGAAGGAAGTAAAGACAAGGAATTTAAAGTGCAGTACATGCCTTCTTCAACTAATATTTCAGAAACTGGCTTTATTGATTATGTACTTTGGGATGACGACGGTTTACCATTGGCAGTAGTAGAGGCAAAAAAAACCATGGAAAATGCTTCTAAAGGTGAAAATCAAGCACAACTTTACGCAGAATCTTTAGAAAAAATGTTTGGTCGCCGTCCCGTAATGTACTATACCAACGGTTTTGAAACCTATTTGTGGGATGACCAGTTTTATAAAAAATCAAGATTAGTGCACGGTTACTATACCAAGAAAGAATTACAAACAATAATGTTTCGTAGAGCTAATCGTCATGATATAAGAACGACAACAATTGATACTACGATTACCGACAGGGCTTATCAGTTGAGAGCCATTCGTTCGGTTGCAGAACATTTTGCAGGCAATGAGAAAAGTTCCGGAAAACTCATTGGAACGCATCGTGCCGCACTTTTGGTTTTAGCAACAGGAACAGGCAAGACTAGAATAAGTATTGCTCTTTCTAAATTATTACTAGAAGCTAACTGGGCAAAAAGAATTCTTTTTCTTGCCGACCGCAGAAGTTTGGTTAGACAAGCAAAAAATAATTTCGTAAAACTCATGCCAGAACATACTTGTGTGAATTTACTCGAAGAAAAAGATAATCCTGACGCCAGAATTGCGTTTTCTACTTACCCAACAATGATGGGATTAATTGATGGGTCTAAAGACAATGAAAAACGTTTTTATGGGGTTGGTCATTTTGATTTAGTAATAATTGACGAAGCCCACCGCTCAATTTATAAAAAATATGCTGCTATTTTTGATTATTTTGATGCTTTGTTTTTAGGCTTAACAGCAACACCGATTGAAAATATCGACAAAAGCACCTATTCTATGTTTGGATTGGCAGATAAATCGCCGACTGATGCTTACACATTTGAAGAAGCTGTATCTAACAAACATTTGGTACCATATCATTCCATTGAAGTTCCTACAAAATTCTTGCGTGGCGGCATACATTATGATGAACTTTCCGAAGAGGAAAAAGAAGAATTTGAAGAAGAAATTTTAGAAGGAGAAAAAGCATCTGGACAGGAAACAATTGATGCAAATGAACTTAATGAATGGCTCTTCAATAAAGATACTGCACTCAAAACACTTAAATATCTAGTTGATAAAGGAATCAAAAAAAGAGATGGAAGCGAATTAGGAAAAACTATCATTTTTGCAAGAAATAAAAAACACGCAAGTTTCCTGAGAGACATGTTCCTACAACTAGATCCCGAACTATATGGAAATGAATATGTAAAAGTTATTACCCATGGTGAACCAAAAGCGGAGGAATTTATCGACCGTTTTTGCGATGAAGAAAAAGAAAGACTTCCACAAATTGTAATTTCTGTGGATATGATGGATACTGGAATCGATGCGCCTAGTTGCGTGAATCTTATGTTTTACAAGCCAGTAAAGTCATATGCAAAATTCTGGCAAATGATTGGTCGTGGTTCACGTTTGAGAAAAAACCTTTTCGGCGATGGTTTGGATAAAGAATACTTTTTGATTTTTGATCTTTACGAAAACTTTGATTTTTTTAAAGAAAACCCTAAAGGAATTGAATCTGGAACACAGAAAAGCTTGAATGAAATTGTTTTCGCTTTGAAATTACAAGTCGCATTATACCTGAAGGAAAAAATTTTTAAAAATGATATTGAACTTCAAAGTTACAGCGATAAATTACTCAGCGAATTACATCAATCCGTTGCTGAATTAAATAGAGATCGTTTTGATGTTAAAATGAAACTCGAAACCGTAATGAATTACAACAGCCGTGAAATCTGGAATAATCTAGATAAAGGAGATGTGAAAAAGATTCAGGATATATTAGCTCCTTTGATTAGGCCCGCTCAATTTGATACTGATCTAGCTCGTTTTTATGATAAAATGATCTATGCTTTAATGTTGAAACGAGTTGAGACACCGGATACAGAAGAATTTATTAGCAGATTGCGCATTCCCATAACTAAGGTTGCTACAATCTCAAAAAAACTGCTAAAAAAAACAAGCATCCCGGAAATTAAAAATAATGAGGATATCATAAAAATTACATTACAGGAAGATTTTTGGAAAAATGAGGGATTAAAACATTTGGAAAAAATACGTCAAAACATTAGAGAATTAGTAAAGTTTATTGATCCTGTAGACCAGAAGTATGTAACAACCAATTTTGAAGATGCTATTTTAGAACATGAAATTGTGGAAACTTCATTTTCTGACGCACGTGCTCACTATGAAACCACTTTTACTAACAACCTTCATCGTCTTGAGGAATTAGTAAGAGAAAATAAAAACAACGTCACTATCAAAAGAATCCAGAATGGGGATGTGATTACCGAAGATGAACTAAAATCGTTGGAAAAAATTCTTTTTTCAGATAAAGTAAAAAAAGAGCAAGTAGAAAATGAATTGGGAAGACAGTTAAATTTAGTAAATTTCATTGTAAATCTAATCGGTTTATCTGAAAAAAAGGTCAATAACGCTTTTTCGGAATTTATGAATCAATATCAACTTTCGGCGGTGCAAATACAGTTTCTCGATACACTCAAATTATTCCTTACCAAAAATGGAAAAATAGACCCGGAAAAACTTTACGAATCTCCATTTAAAAACTATCATAACCAAGGAATTGATGGGATTTTCAATAATGAACAAGCGGATAACATTTTTAGTATTATTGAGCATTTCAATCATAGTCAGGCAAATTAG